In Rhizobium sp. ARZ01, a genomic segment contains:
- a CDS encoding sugar ABC transporter substrate-binding protein — MAMLKSLTIGAALAATLFASTASAETVRFWYHFDNPENPMADLVAKFEAANPGITIEAENVPWNSYYDTLYTSLVGGNAPDAAMVKLFAQPRLVEMGALEPLGDKIDAWAGKADLLDNLLELNKGPEGQQYYLPIQYVVLYLYYRADLFEQAGLQPPKTCEEFRDAAIKLTKAPTTYGFGLRGGKGGWDQWGAFVLSQGAELKPGGLTNEKAVAANQRLIDLFQKDKVIPPSAPNDGFQEITGAFKAGTTAMTIHHIGSSNDMVKALGDKVSAVPVPECSGNRWTSYGDESLAIFSSSEVKDAAWKWVSFLAEGENNVAFNKATGQMTVTKSGSADWKLHERRFVDATVDSLPFAHVLPQSPATSEFVNTAWQTAMQQALTGQITSQQMMEQLEVLFAQ, encoded by the coding sequence ATGGCAATGTTGAAATCGCTTACCATTGGCGCCGCGCTGGCCGCGACGCTGTTCGCATCGACTGCTTCTGCCGAAACGGTCCGCTTCTGGTACCACTTCGACAATCCGGAAAACCCGATGGCTGACCTGGTGGCGAAGTTCGAAGCCGCCAATCCGGGCATCACGATCGAAGCGGAAAACGTGCCGTGGAACAGCTATTACGACACGCTCTACACCTCGCTCGTTGGCGGCAACGCGCCGGATGCGGCAATGGTGAAGCTCTTTGCCCAGCCGCGCCTGGTGGAGATGGGGGCCCTTGAGCCGCTCGGCGACAAGATTGACGCCTGGGCCGGAAAGGCCGACCTGCTCGACAATCTGCTGGAATTGAACAAGGGTCCGGAGGGCCAGCAGTACTACCTGCCGATCCAGTACGTCGTTCTGTATCTCTACTACCGCGCCGATCTCTTCGAGCAGGCCGGCCTGCAGCCGCCGAAGACCTGCGAGGAATTCCGCGACGCGGCGATCAAGCTGACCAAGGCGCCGACGACCTACGGCTTCGGCCTGCGCGGCGGCAAGGGCGGCTGGGACCAGTGGGGCGCCTTCGTCCTCTCTCAGGGGGCAGAGCTGAAGCCGGGCGGGCTGACCAACGAAAAGGCGGTCGCCGCCAACCAACGGCTGATCGACCTGTTCCAGAAGGACAAGGTCATCCCGCCGTCCGCGCCGAACGACGGTTTCCAGGAAATCACCGGCGCCTTCAAGGCCGGCACGACGGCCATGACGATCCATCATATCGGCTCGTCCAACGACATGGTCAAGGCGCTGGGTGACAAGGTCTCGGCCGTGCCGGTGCCGGAATGCAGCGGCAATCGCTGGACGTCCTACGGCGACGAGTCGCTGGCGATTTTCTCTTCCTCCGAAGTGAAGGACGCTGCCTGGAAGTGGGTCTCGTTCCTGGCCGAAGGCGAGAACAACGTGGCCTTCAACAAGGCGACCGGCCAGATGACCGTAACGAAGAGCGGCTCGGCCGACTGGAAGCTGCATGAGCGCCGCTTCGTGGATGCGACCGTCGACTCGCTGCCCTTCGCCCATGTCCTGCCGCAGAGCCCGGCGACGTCGGAGTTCGTCAACACCGCCTGGCAGACGGCCATGCAGCAGGCACTGACGGGACAGATCACCTCGCAGCAGATGATGGAACAGCTGGAAGTGCTCTTCGCCCAATAA
- a CDS encoding sugar ABC transporter permease: MTVITSSPTTDIAIPTPWSTRLMPYMLLAPAVLVTVFIVFMPMVQAVVTSFYDLVLWKPNASRFVGFGNYVKLFADPVFWTALWNTVIWIGLTVPLQMGLGLLTALLLNREFPWRGFARALIIIPWALPSVVIALMWRWIYDPNTGVFNDILIYLSIVQSAVPWLADPNLALYAIIGTLTWQGFPFFAVMILAGLQGIPKSQYEAASIDGASAWRQFLHITLPGIAPVLATAGLLRVIWVANSMDVIFVMTGGGPGYATHTLPLYAFVRARQNLDFGYGTAIAVTFTILLGAIVAVYLARTMREVER, from the coding sequence ATGACAGTGATCACCTCGTCTCCGACCACCGACATTGCAATACCGACGCCATGGAGCACGCGGCTAATGCCCTACATGCTTCTCGCGCCGGCGGTGCTGGTGACGGTGTTCATCGTCTTCATGCCGATGGTGCAGGCGGTCGTCACCAGCTTTTACGATCTTGTGCTCTGGAAGCCGAACGCAAGCCGCTTCGTCGGCTTCGGCAACTACGTGAAGCTCTTCGCCGATCCCGTCTTCTGGACCGCGCTGTGGAACACCGTGATCTGGATCGGCCTGACGGTGCCGTTGCAGATGGGGCTCGGCCTGCTGACGGCGCTCTTGCTCAATCGAGAGTTCCCCTGGCGCGGCTTTGCGCGCGCCCTGATCATCATTCCCTGGGCGCTGCCGAGCGTCGTGATCGCGCTGATGTGGCGCTGGATCTACGATCCGAACACCGGTGTGTTCAACGACATCCTCATCTATCTCTCGATCGTGCAGAGCGCCGTCCCGTGGCTCGCCGATCCGAACCTTGCCCTCTATGCCATTATCGGCACGCTGACATGGCAAGGCTTCCCATTCTTCGCGGTGATGATCCTTGCCGGCCTGCAGGGCATTCCGAAGAGCCAATATGAGGCCGCATCGATCGACGGCGCCAGCGCCTGGCGGCAGTTCCTGCATATCACGCTGCCGGGCATTGCGCCGGTGCTGGCGACGGCGGGACTGCTGCGCGTGATCTGGGTCGCCAACTCGATGGACGTGATTTTTGTCATGACCGGCGGTGGCCCGGGCTACGCGACCCATACGCTGCCGCTCTACGCCTTCGTCCGGGCCCGGCAGAACCTCGATTTCGGCTATGGCACCGCGATCGCCGTCACATTCACCATCCTGCTCGGCGCGATCGTCGCCGTCTATCTGGCCCGCACCATGCGCGAGGTTGAGCGATGA
- a CDS encoding carbohydrate ABC transporter permease — translation MNNQSTARRILTTDLPVLFIVIFAMAPFAWMVLTSLTPTATLNATGVSVSPAGWSLDNYERLLRQTSFLGNMMDSLIIAGGTVILGLAVAVTAAYAFSRFRFSGRKLLMLQFLLINMFPVVLLILPLFVLMKNVGILDTHFGLILANATVAIPFAVWMLTSYVGAIPKSLDEAAMIDGCSRLTALRRVVLPLTMPGIISTGIYIFITAWNEYLYALTLGGRNVRPVTVAIQTLIGEYQIEWGLLAAGAVVGAMPATILFLLVQRRLIGGLTQGAVKG, via the coding sequence ATGAACAATCAAAGCACCGCACGCCGCATCCTGACCACCGACCTGCCGGTCCTGTTCATCGTTATCTTCGCCATGGCCCCGTTCGCCTGGATGGTGCTGACATCGCTGACGCCGACGGCAACGCTGAACGCTACCGGCGTGTCCGTCTCGCCGGCTGGCTGGAGCCTCGATAACTACGAGCGCCTGCTGCGCCAGACCTCGTTCCTCGGCAACATGATGGACAGCCTCATCATCGCCGGCGGTACGGTCATCCTCGGGCTGGCAGTTGCGGTCACTGCGGCCTATGCCTTCTCGCGCTTCCGGTTTTCCGGGCGCAAGCTGCTGATGCTGCAGTTCTTGCTGATCAACATGTTCCCGGTGGTGCTGTTGATCCTTCCGCTGTTCGTGCTGATGAAAAACGTCGGCATACTGGACACGCATTTCGGCCTGATCCTCGCCAATGCCACGGTCGCCATCCCCTTCGCCGTCTGGATGCTGACGAGCTATGTCGGCGCGATCCCGAAGAGCCTCGACGAGGCGGCGATGATCGACGGTTGCTCGCGGCTGACGGCACTGCGCCGTGTCGTGCTGCCGCTGACGATGCCTGGCATCATCTCCACCGGCATCTACATCTTCATTACCGCCTGGAACGAATATCTCTATGCGCTGACGCTTGGCGGGCGGAACGTGCGGCCCGTCACCGTCGCGATCCAGACGCTGATCGGCGAGTACCAGATCGAGTGGGGCCTGCTCGCCGCCGGCGCGGTCGTCGGCGCCATGCCCGCTACCATCCTGTTCCTACTCGTCCAGCGCCGCCTGATTGGCGGGCTCACGCAGGGCGCGGTGAAGGGCTGA
- a CDS encoding sugar phosphate isomerase/epimerase family protein: protein MNPVGLISMQYARPFTAEHFPLFSEMRRLGYDFVELLVPEPGELDLADTKKALDEAGLSVVLAARVNLQRNLSSHDPVAHRAGIDYLKYAADCAAALGCRIVGGPLTGNPLVFAGRPPQPVTEEERLARKARCVAGLKEAGDYAQKLGVMLAVEPLNRFESDVLCTTQQAVELLDAVDHPAVQLMLDTFHMHMEEASIAEAIRLGGKRVVHFQANENHRGFPGTGATDWVDVFRALHDIGYEGPVSLEPFRRNDDRFGVPFAQWRPPHEDESERLAASAEFIKSHILLTEYRR, encoded by the coding sequence ATGAACCCCGTCGGGTTGATATCCATGCAGTACGCGCGGCCCTTCACGGCCGAGCACTTCCCGCTGTTTTCCGAGATGCGGCGGCTCGGCTACGATTTCGTTGAACTGCTCGTGCCGGAGCCGGGCGAACTCGACCTCGCGGACACGAAGAAGGCGCTCGACGAGGCCGGCCTGTCGGTCGTGCTTGCCGCCCGCGTCAACCTGCAGCGCAACCTTTCCTCCCACGACCCGGTCGCCCATCGCGCCGGTATCGACTATCTGAAGTACGCTGCCGATTGCGCGGCGGCACTGGGCTGCAGGATCGTCGGTGGCCCATTGACCGGCAATCCGCTGGTCTTCGCCGGCCGGCCGCCGCAGCCGGTCACGGAAGAGGAGCGGCTGGCCCGCAAGGCGCGCTGCGTTGCCGGCCTCAAGGAAGCCGGTGACTACGCGCAAAAGCTCGGGGTGATGCTGGCGGTCGAACCGCTGAACCGCTTCGAGAGCGACGTGCTGTGCACCACGCAGCAGGCGGTCGAACTGCTCGATGCCGTCGATCACCCGGCGGTCCAGCTTATGCTCGACACGTTCCACATGCACATGGAAGAAGCCTCAATTGCGGAAGCGATCCGCCTCGGCGGCAAGCGCGTCGTGCATTTTCAGGCGAACGAGAACCACCGCGGTTTTCCGGGAACTGGTGCCACCGACTGGGTCGATGTTTTCCGCGCGCTGCATGATATCGGCTACGAGGGTCCGGTCTCACTCGAACCCTTCCGCCGCAACGACGACCGCTTCGGCGTTCCCTTCGCCCAATGGCGCCCGCCGCACGAAGACGAGTCCGAGCGGCTCGCGGCTTCCGCCGAATTCATCAAGTCCCACATCCTGCTGACGGAATATCGCCGATGA
- a CDS encoding Gfo/Idh/MocA family oxidoreductase codes for MTLKIGWIGCGVHATQMLLPQLVRHDVELVALCDIDGKRLASAGRQFGVSKLTSDAEELIRTPGIGAVGMAVGPDQHLAFGKMALERGLPVFMEKPPSGSAAGARELLAASEKAKKPLLVGFMKRYSAGNKIAANIIRSGRFGQVLGLTGYYMTAPGYFVGNVDYTGFFLHHCVHYMDLVSFLVSPVTKLTARKVEKEPGKVLFHINFDFECGAIGTIAMGTIQSRGAPVERIELMGDHQRIEVDNVIEVRWNRNPPFKVDDPLATLSDSVDSLTWKPNFTAAANEDPKGYFSLLADVIPALGGDETPAPSIRDGVVAMERLETLRRELAL; via the coding sequence ATGACACTGAAAATTGGTTGGATCGGGTGCGGCGTCCACGCCACCCAGATGCTCTTGCCGCAACTCGTTCGCCACGATGTCGAACTGGTGGCGCTTTGCGACATCGACGGCAAGCGTCTTGCTTCCGCCGGCCGCCAGTTCGGCGTTTCCAAGCTGACGAGCGACGCCGAGGAGTTGATCCGCACGCCCGGCATCGGCGCCGTCGGCATGGCGGTCGGTCCGGACCAGCATCTTGCTTTCGGCAAGATGGCGCTGGAGCGCGGCCTGCCGGTGTTCATGGAGAAGCCGCCATCGGGGAGCGCTGCCGGTGCGCGCGAACTGCTCGCTGCCTCCGAAAAGGCGAAGAAGCCGCTCCTCGTCGGTTTCATGAAGCGCTACTCGGCGGGCAACAAGATCGCCGCGAACATCATCCGCTCCGGTCGGTTCGGACAGGTCCTCGGGCTGACCGGCTACTACATGACCGCGCCCGGCTACTTCGTCGGCAATGTCGACTATACCGGCTTCTTCCTGCACCACTGCGTGCATTACATGGATCTCGTTTCCTTCCTTGTGTCGCCGGTCACGAAGCTGACCGCGCGTAAGGTCGAGAAAGAGCCGGGTAAGGTGCTGTTCCATATCAATTTCGACTTTGAGTGCGGCGCGATCGGCACGATCGCCATGGGCACGATCCAGTCGCGCGGTGCGCCGGTCGAGCGCATCGAACTGATGGGCGACCACCAGCGCATCGAGGTCGACAACGTCATCGAGGTCCGCTGGAACCGCAATCCGCCCTTCAAGGTGGACGATCCGCTGGCGACCCTTTCCGATAGCGTCGATAGCCTGACCTGGAAGCCGAACTTCACGGCCGCCGCCAACGAGGATCCCAAGGGCTATTTCTCGCTGTTGGCCGACGTGATCCCGGCACTCGGCGGCGACGAAACGCCCGCACCCTCCATTCGCGACGGCGTGGTGGCGATGGAACGGCTGGAGACGTTGCGCCGCGAGCTGGCGCTTTAA
- a CDS encoding mannitol dehydrogenase family protein, which produces MKTPVIQFGTSRFLQAHADLFLSEGTPAMTITVVQTSGDPARAGRLAALAAPEGYPVRVRGLQDGRVIDEERRVTSVKRCLSMAGQYDEVLRVFVEEADYVLSNTGDSGYEAKPEDTQSAFSPAMSFPAKLYHLLTARHAAGAPPLTILPMELIADNGKVLRGLVLAIAKANGASPDLTRSIADETVWASSLVDRIVSAPIEPAGAVAEPYALWAIERTPGLVAPTDHPSIQVVDDLKAIETLKLHILNLGHSALVDMWMTRGAPAEAIVREFIALPEVGAELAQIYRNEVLPAFGALGGGEEAAAYLAGTVERFANPFLDHRISDIAQNHAQKVERRIAAFIQLARDAGYEGDFPMLSAVIRRAAVR; this is translated from the coding sequence ATGAAGACCCCCGTGATCCAGTTCGGCACGAGCCGGTTCCTGCAGGCCCATGCCGACCTGTTCCTTTCCGAAGGGACACCGGCGATGACGATCACGGTGGTCCAGACGTCCGGCGATCCGGCGCGGGCAGGGCGGCTTGCTGCTCTTGCCGCGCCTGAAGGTTATCCTGTGCGGGTCCGCGGCCTTCAGGACGGCCGGGTGATCGATGAGGAGCGTCGCGTCACTTCGGTCAAACGCTGCCTGTCGATGGCCGGCCAGTATGACGAGGTGCTGCGCGTGTTCGTGGAGGAGGCGGACTACGTTCTCTCCAATACCGGGGATTCGGGATACGAAGCCAAGCCAGAGGATACACAGTCCGCCTTTTCACCAGCGATGAGTTTCCCCGCCAAGCTCTACCATCTGCTGACCGCGCGCCATGCTGCCGGAGCCCCCCCTTTGACCATCCTGCCGATGGAACTGATCGCCGATAACGGCAAAGTCCTGCGCGGGCTGGTTCTGGCGATCGCAAAGGCCAATGGCGCGTCGCCCGACCTGACGCGCTCCATCGCAGACGAAACCGTCTGGGCCTCCAGCCTCGTCGATCGCATTGTGTCCGCGCCGATAGAGCCAGCCGGTGCAGTGGCCGAGCCCTATGCGCTTTGGGCAATCGAGCGCACGCCGGGGCTGGTCGCGCCGACCGACCATCCGTCGATTCAGGTCGTCGATGACCTGAAGGCGATCGAGACGCTCAAGCTCCATATCCTCAATCTCGGCCACAGCGCGCTTGTCGATATGTGGATGACACGTGGTGCGCCTGCCGAAGCGATCGTGCGGGAGTTCATCGCACTGCCTGAAGTAGGGGCCGAGCTGGCGCAGATTTACCGGAACGAGGTTCTGCCCGCCTTTGGCGCGCTCGGTGGTGGCGAAGAAGCGGCCGCCTACCTTGCCGGCACCGTGGAACGCTTTGCCAATCCTTTCCTGGATCACAGGATTTCCGACATCGCCCAGAACCATGCGCAGAAAGTCGAACGGCGGATAGCGGCCTTCATCCAGCTTGCGCGCGATGCCGGCTACGAAGGTGATTTTCCGATGCTCTCAGCGGTCATCCGGCGGGCCGCTGTTCGCTGA
- a CDS encoding TetR family transcriptional regulator, protein MAARPGNSRKNDPQATQEDILIVATEEFATHGLAGARVDAIAERTRASKRMIYYYFGSKEGLYLSVLERSYRKIRTLEADLHLADLEPEEALRTLISTTFDHDEANPDFVRLVSIENIHHAAHMLRSDTLRDLNVSVIETIASILDRGIKQGVFRREADPIDVHMMISAFCFFRVSNRYTFGTIFRRDLSEPETKTRHKGMISDAVVSYLKVL, encoded by the coding sequence ATGGCTGCGCGCCCTGGGAACAGCAGGAAAAACGATCCTCAAGCAACGCAGGAAGACATCCTGATCGTAGCGACTGAGGAATTCGCCACTCACGGGCTCGCGGGCGCGCGGGTTGACGCGATTGCCGAACGGACGCGCGCCTCCAAGCGAATGATATACTACTACTTCGGCAGCAAGGAGGGGCTCTATCTCTCGGTCCTGGAGCGTTCCTACCGGAAGATCCGCACGCTCGAGGCGGACCTGCACCTCGCCGACCTTGAGCCCGAAGAGGCGCTAAGAACTCTGATCTCGACGACGTTCGACCACGACGAAGCCAATCCCGATTTCGTCCGTCTCGTCAGCATCGAGAACATTCATCACGCCGCCCACATGCTGCGCTCCGACACGCTTCGCGACCTGAATGTCTCGGTCATCGAAACGATCGCCAGCATTCTCGATCGGGGTATCAAACAGGGTGTATTCCGTCGCGAAGCCGATCCGATCGATGTCCACATGATGATCAGCGCCTTCTGCTTCTTCCGGGTTTCCAACCGCTATACGTTCGGAACGATTTTTCGCCGCGATCTTTCCGAACCGGAGACCAAGACCCGGCATAAAGGAATGATCTCGGATGCGGTCGTCAGCTATCTGAAGGTATTATGA
- a CDS encoding TRAP transporter small permease yields MARAIDFCFFLLKIAIALLLAGMVVLVFGNVILRYAFNTGITYSEELSRIFFVWLTFLGAVVAMREHGHLGVDTLLRRLPPAGAKAAALAGQLLMLWATWLMISGSWTQTLINLNVSAPATGISMGLFYGAGLAFGIPAFLIILWDIFSVLTGRIDVRTAELVRESEEEALEDHPEPELGNSMLKR; encoded by the coding sequence ATGGCGAGGGCTATCGATTTCTGTTTCTTTCTGCTGAAGATCGCGATCGCGCTGCTGCTCGCCGGCATGGTGGTCCTGGTCTTCGGCAATGTCATCCTGCGCTATGCCTTCAATACGGGCATCACTTACTCTGAAGAACTGTCGCGCATCTTTTTCGTCTGGCTGACATTCCTTGGCGCAGTGGTCGCCATGCGCGAACACGGGCACCTTGGCGTGGACACGCTTTTGCGCCGCCTGCCACCTGCGGGTGCCAAGGCCGCGGCGCTTGCCGGTCAGCTTTTGATGCTTTGGGCGACTTGGTTGATGATCAGCGGCAGCTGGACACAGACGCTGATCAACCTGAACGTTTCCGCGCCCGCCACCGGCATTTCAATGGGCCTCTTCTACGGCGCAGGGCTCGCCTTCGGCATTCCGGCGTTCCTGATCATCCTGTGGGACATCTTCTCAGTCCTCACCGGGCGCATTGACGTCAGAACGGCAGAGCTCGTGCGTGAAAGCGAGGAGGAAGCCCTAGAAGACCATCCCGAGCCCGAACTCGGCAATTCCATGTTGAAGCGTTGA
- a CDS encoding TRAP transporter large permease subunit, whose product MTVTIFLGALLGPMALGVPIAFALIISGVALMMYLDLFDAQIVAQNVLNGADSFPLMAVPFFMLAGEVMNAGGLSRRIVNLAMVMVGHIRGGLGFVAIFAACIMASLSGSAVADAAALGALLLPMMLKSGHDPARAGGLLASASIIAPIIPPSIGFILYGVVGGVSITKLFLAGIFPGILIAAALCVTWLIVARKEQFELPPRRSFAERRKAFVESIWALLLPLIIIVGLKFGVFTPTEAGVVAAVYSLFVSMVIYRELPPSKLFHVFVSAAKVTSVVMFLVACAAVSAWLITVADVPGDLARMLEPLMDNQTLLLFAIMVLVVAVGTAMDMTPTILILTPVLMPIIKQAGIDPVYFGVLFIINNSIGLITPPVGTVLNVICGVSKLKMEELMKGVMPFLIAELIVLFLLVLFPQLVTVPAAWFGH is encoded by the coding sequence ATGACGGTAACGATCTTTCTCGGCGCTCTCCTCGGCCCCATGGCACTCGGCGTGCCGATTGCCTTTGCGTTGATCATCAGCGGCGTGGCTCTGATGATGTATCTCGACCTGTTCGATGCGCAGATCGTTGCGCAGAACGTGCTCAATGGTGCCGACAGCTTCCCGCTGATGGCGGTTCCCTTCTTCATGCTCGCCGGCGAGGTGATGAACGCCGGCGGCCTGTCGCGCAGGATCGTCAATCTGGCCATGGTGATGGTTGGCCACATTCGTGGCGGCCTCGGCTTCGTCGCGATCTTCGCCGCCTGCATCATGGCGAGCCTTTCCGGTTCAGCGGTGGCCGATGCCGCTGCCCTCGGTGCGCTCCTTTTGCCGATGATGCTGAAATCGGGCCACGATCCGGCGCGAGCCGGTGGGCTGCTGGCATCCGCCTCCATCATCGCACCGATCATCCCGCCCTCCATCGGGTTCATTCTGTATGGCGTGGTCGGCGGGGTCTCGATCACCAAGCTCTTCTTGGCCGGCATCTTTCCCGGCATTCTGATCGCTGCTGCCCTTTGCGTCACCTGGCTCATCGTGGCGCGAAAGGAACAGTTCGAGCTGCCTCCACGGAGGAGCTTTGCCGAGCGCAGGAAGGCGTTCGTCGAGAGTATCTGGGCGCTGCTTCTTCCGCTCATCATTATCGTCGGGCTAAAGTTCGGCGTCTTCACGCCGACCGAAGCCGGCGTCGTGGCGGCGGTCTATTCGCTGTTCGTGTCGATGGTGATCTATCGGGAATTGCCGCCGTCGAAGCTATTCCACGTCTTCGTTTCGGCAGCGAAGGTCACGTCCGTCGTCATGTTCCTCGTCGCTTGTGCTGCCGTGTCGGCCTGGCTGATTACCGTGGCGGATGTCCCCGGCGATCTCGCCAGGATGCTCGAGCCGCTGATGGACAATCAGACGCTGCTGCTCTTTGCGATCATGGTGCTCGTGGTCGCGGTCGGCACCGCAATGGATATGACCCCGACCATCTTGATCCTGACGCCTGTGCTGATGCCGATCATCAAGCAGGCGGGCATCGATCCGGTCTATTTCGGCGTGCTCTTCATCATCAACAATTCGATCGGCCTGATCACGCCCCCTGTCGGGACGGTGCTCAACGTCATCTGCGGCGTGTCGAAGCTGAAGATGGAGGAACTGATGAAGGGTGTCATGCCCTTCCTGATCGCCGAACTCATCGTCCTATTCCTGCTCGTGCTGTTCCCGCAACTGGTCACTGTGCCTGCGGCTTGGTTCGGACACTGA
- a CDS encoding TRAP transporter substrate-binding protein — translation MLNRLMKYALGVALPIAILAGSPAAAEIREHQLKFAAANNKGHPQVTGMEKFAELVKEKSGGKIEVKLFPGGVLGGDVQTVSALQGGVIEMTVLNAGILASNVKQFGAVDLPFLFNSGEEADKVMDGAFGTSLIELLPDTGLVGLAYWELGFRNLTNNRHPVTKLEDIKGLKIRTIQSPIPIELFNALGANAVPLPYTELYTALETGTVDGQENPAANILNAKFYEVQKYMTVTRHQYNPQIVLISKKFWDGLNDEEKAVFQSAATEARDYQRQVSRELDAKAVAEIKATGMQVDELSPEETQKLRDAVKPMIEKFSAEIGADTVTALFTELDAVRK, via the coding sequence ATGTTGAACAGACTGATGAAATACGCGCTCGGCGTGGCATTGCCGATCGCAATCCTCGCCGGCTCGCCGGCAGCAGCCGAAATCCGCGAGCACCAGCTAAAGTTCGCCGCCGCCAACAACAAGGGCCACCCGCAGGTCACCGGCATGGAAAAATTCGCCGAGCTTGTGAAAGAAAAGAGCGGCGGCAAGATCGAGGTCAAGCTGTTTCCGGGCGGCGTGCTCGGCGGTGACGTGCAGACCGTTTCGGCGCTGCAGGGCGGCGTCATCGAGATGACGGTGCTGAATGCCGGTATTCTGGCCAGTAACGTCAAGCAGTTCGGCGCCGTCGACCTGCCGTTCCTCTTCAACAGCGGCGAGGAAGCCGACAAGGTGATGGACGGTGCGTTCGGCACAAGCCTGATCGAGCTTCTGCCCGACACCGGCTTGGTCGGCCTTGCCTATTGGGAGCTGGGCTTCCGCAACCTCACCAACAATCGTCATCCGGTGACGAAGCTGGAAGACATCAAGGGTCTGAAGATCCGCACGATCCAATCGCCGATCCCGATCGAGTTGTTCAACGCGCTCGGCGCCAATGCCGTGCCGCTGCCTTACACAGAACTCTATACGGCGCTCGAAACCGGCACGGTCGACGGCCAGGAAAACCCGGCTGCCAACATCCTCAACGCCAAGTTCTACGAAGTGCAGAAGTACATGACGGTGACGCGCCATCAGTACAACCCGCAGATCGTGCTGATCAGTAAAAAGTTCTGGGACGGCCTGAACGACGAGGAGAAGGCGGTGTTCCAGTCGGCCGCGACCGAAGCACGCGACTATCAGCGCCAGGTCTCGCGCGAACTTGATGCAAAGGCGGTCGCCGAGATCAAGGCAACCGGCATGCAGGTCGATGAGCTGTCGCCGGAAGAAACGCAGAAGCTGCGCGACGCCGTGAAGCCGATGATCGAGAAGTTCAGCGCCGAGATCGGCGCCGACACCGTCACGGCCCTGTTCACGGAACTCGACGCAGTCCGCAAGTGA
- a CDS encoding shikimate dehydrogenase encodes MVETLLKPTRAGLIGAGIQASLTPAMHMREGAAQGLTYDYELIDLNEIGATADDLPMLIADAEARGLCGLNITHPCKQAIIPHLDELSGEARALGAVNTVVLMDGRRHGHNTDWWGFAESFRRGLPDADLNAVVQLGAGGAGVATAYAILSLGARSLVVFDKEAERSRELAETMSGRFPGAVIRAGHDLEAAMGGASGLIHATPTGMAKYPGLPLPVELLDARHWVAEIVYFPLETALLSAARQRGCRTLDGGGMAVFQAVGAFRLFTGLEPDAERMLAHFKALTA; translated from the coding sequence ATGGTCGAAACACTGCTCAAACCGACAAGGGCCGGATTGATCGGCGCCGGGATCCAGGCTTCGCTCACACCTGCGATGCACATGCGCGAAGGCGCAGCACAGGGGCTGACCTACGACTACGAACTGATTGACCTTAACGAAATCGGCGCGACGGCGGACGACCTGCCGATGCTCATTGCCGATGCCGAGGCGAGGGGATTGTGCGGGCTCAACATCACGCACCCGTGCAAGCAGGCCATCATTCCCCATCTGGATGAACTGTCCGGCGAGGCGCGCGCCCTTGGGGCCGTCAATACCGTCGTGCTGATGGACGGACGACGCCATGGCCACAACACCGACTGGTGGGGATTTGCCGAGAGCTTTCGCCGCGGCTTGCCGGATGCGGATCTGAATGCTGTCGTGCAGCTTGGGGCCGGCGGCGCAGGTGTAGCGACGGCCTATGCCATTCTTTCGCTTGGAGCACGTTCGCTTGTCGTCTTCGATAAGGAAGCGGAACGCTCCCGAGAACTTGCCGAGACCATGTCGGGGCGCTTTCCCGGCGCCGTGATCCGCGCCGGCCATGATCTCGAAGCCGCCATGGGGGGGGCATCCGGGCTCATCCACGCGACGCCGACCGGGATGGCTAAATACCCGGGCCTTCCGCTGCCGGTCGAGCTGCTTGATGCCCGTCATTGGGTCGCGGAGATCGTCTATTTCCCTTTGGAAACCGCACTGTTGAGCGCGGCCCGGCAGCGCGGCTGCCGCACGCTCGACGGCGGCGGGATGGCCGTTTTCCAGGCGGTTGGCGCGTTCCGCCTGTTTACCGGGCTCGAGCCCGATGCGGAACGGATGCTCGCCCATTTCAAGGCACTCACCGCCTGA